A stretch of Sulfuricurvum sp. DNA encodes these proteins:
- the gpmI gene encoding 2,3-bisphosphoglycerate-independent phosphoglycerate mutase: MGKKTVLVITDGIGYSPKESFNAFHAAKKPTYDALFASTPYSLIDTFGLSVGLPEGQMGNSEVGHMSIGSGRVLYQDLVKISLSLEDGSFEHNEVFSNLIKTSNRLHLIALLSDGGVHSHIDHIIGVSEIAADAGKEVWLHLITDGRDVSPTSAIHFVQTIKAHGRRNIKIASLGGRFYGMDRDNRWERVQKGYDAIVNATPNTDQSVVDYIENSYAKGENDEFILPTAFEGYEGFSEGDAVLTLNFRSDRMRQLSSALGDSEFSGFERRFVPIHFATITQYDQSFPYPVLFPKDAPINTLSEVISRAGLRQLHTAETEKYAHVTFFFNGGVEEPYENETRVLIPSPQVKTYDMQPQMSAPEVGDAVLKAMDEGVDFVVVNFANGDMVGHTGNFEAATAAVEAVDEQLGRIIETARQHDYAMVLTSDHGNCEEMRDDAGNTLTNHTVGKVWCFVMAEGVDNVHSGALNNIAPTVLKLMGLEIPSEMDTPLI, encoded by the coding sequence ATGGGCAAAAAAACCGTTTTAGTCATTACCGACGGGATCGGATATTCGCCAAAAGAGAGTTTTAATGCTTTTCATGCGGCAAAAAAACCAACCTATGATGCCTTATTTGCCTCAACCCCTTATTCGTTGATCGATACGTTTGGATTGAGTGTAGGATTGCCCGAGGGGCAAATGGGGAACTCGGAAGTGGGGCACATGAGTATCGGAAGTGGTCGTGTGTTGTATCAAGATTTGGTAAAAATCTCGCTCTCATTAGAAGATGGAAGTTTTGAGCACAACGAAGTATTTAGTAATCTCATCAAAACAAGTAATCGTCTCCATCTGATTGCTCTCTTGAGTGATGGGGGAGTTCATTCTCATATCGATCATATTATCGGTGTCTCTGAGATCGCCGCTGATGCGGGTAAGGAGGTGTGGTTGCATCTTATTACTGATGGGCGTGATGTTTCACCGACATCGGCTATCCATTTTGTTCAAACGATAAAAGCGCATGGTCGCCGTAATATTAAAATTGCCTCTTTGGGTGGGCGATTTTATGGGATGGATCGGGATAACCGTTGGGAACGTGTCCAAAAAGGGTACGATGCTATAGTCAATGCTACCCCAAATACGGATCAAAGTGTTGTTGATTATATAGAAAATTCATACGCCAAAGGGGAAAATGATGAGTTTATCCTCCCCACGGCATTTGAGGGGTATGAGGGATTTAGTGAGGGGGATGCAGTCCTAACGCTTAATTTCCGAAGTGATCGGATGCGTCAGCTCTCATCCGCATTGGGAGATTCCGAATTTAGTGGGTTTGAACGCCGTTTTGTACCTATCCATTTTGCGACTATTACTCAGTACGATCAAAGTTTCCCTTATCCGGTGTTATTTCCTAAAGATGCACCGATAAATACCCTTAGTGAAGTGATTAGCCGTGCAGGATTACGTCAACTTCATACGGCAGAAACCGAAAAATATGCCCATGTAACCTTTTTCTTTAACGGCGGTGTCGAAGAGCCTTATGAAAATGAGACACGGGTATTGATCCCTAGTCCTCAGGTCAAAACCTATGATATGCAACCGCAAATGTCAGCTCCCGAAGTGGGTGATGCGGTTCTCAAAGCGATGGATGAAGGAGTTGATTTTGTCGTTGTTAATTTTGCTAACGGTGATATGGTCGGACATACCGGCAATTTTGAAGCAGCAACAGCTGCGGTTGAGGCGGTTGATGAACAGCTTGGTCGTATTATAGAGACTGCACGTCAACATGACTATGCGATGGTACTTACCTCCGATCATGGAAACTGTGAAGAGATGCGCGATGATGCGGGCAATACTCTGACCAACCATACGGTAGGGAAAGTGTGGTGTTTCGTCATGGCAGAGGGTGTTGATAACGTTCATTCGGGTGCACTGAACAATATCGCACCGACAGTTTTGAAGTTGATGGGGCTTGAAATTCCATCCGAAATGGATACACCATTGATTTGA
- the mraY gene encoding phospho-N-acetylmuramoyl-pentapeptide-transferase, translating into MLYWFHKSLGINIFQYITVRAGLAFFIGLLLTLFIMPRFIAWAQRGAKVQPINEYVSAHQGKAKTPTMGGIVFIISTVIASFLTVNIFNPFAIGGLLTLVFYAYIGFTDDWGKIRGGDNLAGLSARAKLTLQIIFGLAIGLFLIYVAKLETGFYVPFVKTSLFDMGYFSIAFWVLVMIATSNAVNLTDGLDGLATVPSVFALISLSVIVYIVGNAALSHYLLMPKIPGGEVVVIAAALIGSLVGFLWFNCHPAQVFMGDSGSLTIGAFIAYMAIIGKSEILLILIGFIFVIETVSVILQVGSYKLRKKRVFLMAPIHHHFEMKQWAENKIIVRFWIIALLSNILALITLKIR; encoded by the coding sequence ATGTTATATTGGTTTCACAAATCTCTCGGTATTAATATTTTTCAATACATTACGGTGCGAGCTGGATTAGCTTTTTTTATAGGTCTTTTACTTACCCTTTTTATTATGCCCCGTTTTATCGCATGGGCACAACGCGGTGCGAAAGTTCAACCGATCAACGAATATGTCAGTGCCCACCAAGGGAAAGCCAAAACACCTACCATGGGCGGTATCGTTTTTATTATCTCTACCGTTATTGCCTCGTTCCTAACCGTAAATATCTTCAACCCTTTTGCCATCGGCGGATTATTGACTCTTGTATTTTACGCCTATATAGGATTTACCGATGACTGGGGAAAAATTCGCGGAGGTGACAACCTCGCAGGGCTAAGTGCTCGTGCAAAACTTACCCTCCAAATCATTTTTGGATTGGCTATCGGACTGTTTCTCATCTATGTTGCTAAACTTGAAACTGGCTTTTACGTTCCATTCGTTAAAACAAGTCTTTTTGATATGGGATATTTTAGTATTGCGTTTTGGGTTTTAGTGATGATTGCCACCTCAAATGCCGTAAACCTCACCGATGGACTCGATGGTTTGGCTACCGTCCCCTCTGTCTTTGCACTTATCTCATTGAGCGTCATCGTTTATATTGTCGGAAATGCCGCGTTATCCCACTATTTATTAATGCCAAAAATTCCTGGGGGGGAAGTGGTTGTTATCGCAGCTGCCCTCATCGGCTCATTAGTAGGCTTTTTATGGTTTAACTGCCACCCTGCACAAGTGTTTATGGGAGATAGCGGTTCACTCACCATAGGTGCTTTTATCGCCTACATGGCAATCATCGGTAAAAGCGAAATCTTGCTTATCCTCATCGGATTTATCTTCGTCATCGAAACGGTTTCGGTAATCTTACAAGTGGGAAGCTACAAACTCCGTAAAAAAAGGGTCTTTTTGATGGCACCGATCCACCACCATTTCGAGATGAAGCAGTGGGCGGAGAATAAAATCATCGTCCGTTTTTGGATTATCGCTTTGCTCTCCAACATCCTCGCCCTCATCACTCTAAAGATTCGCTAA